The DNA window CCAACGGGTTGGACTGTGGTTTATACCAATAGCCCAACCGGTACCAATGCAAATGTAGCAAACTGGGTAACCAATGTAGCGGCGATCGGCGGGATCACAAATGCTACCCGGATTGGCTTTATCAACAATGGTCCCATTCCCGCTGGCACAACGGTTACAGGGTTTAGCTTCCAGGTCGTAACCATCGGCGTGACGGGAACAACGACGATCGCCAACATTGCCCAGGTGTTTGGTCAGACGCAAGGCACTACAACTGTGGTTTACGACGAATCCGGTGACCCGATGCCAAGCAACTTCAACGATGATGGCACCGCAAGTTCCACCCCGCCTACCAATGGCGTTGCAAACCCCACCGCAGATGGCGTTGATAGCAATAACAACAACACGGGGACAGGTCCTGGTGGTGAAGATAACGTGTTTACTATTGCCGCAGCGGGCACGATTTTGAACGGTCCAAATGGGCAGCCAGGAGCGGTTGGTCCAACCAACAACAATGATGATTTCACCAATAAATCAACAACGATTCCGGCAAACACGGCTCCCGGTTCCACGATTGATCCAGGCCCGGTCACCTTCCTCAACACCATCAACAATCCCACAACGGGCACCCTCAGCAATATTTTGCTGGTGCCTGACTCTGCCAACTTTACCCCTGTTACTGGTGAGGTTTTGCCTCCCAATGGCACCACTGTAACGCTTACCTACGGTGGACAGACGGCAGTCTATACCTACAATGGCACCAACTTCATTTTCACCTCTGGCAGCACCATTGTGATTCCGACTCTGACTGCGGGAACATCCGTAAACTACAGCGTTGCAGTCGATCTACCTGCCAACGTCGCCCTCTCCACTGATACCGGAAACGGGTTTTCAATTCCCATTTACGCCTTTCAGGATGTGGATGGCGACGCCAGACCAGACCTGCCTGCCACAGAACCAACCCAAAACCGAACCATCGATCGCGTCTACACCGGATTTTTGAGGGTTGTGAAGGATGCCCGCATCCTCGATACCAATGGCACCACCGTGGTTGAGAACTACACCCAAACTCCAACAGCGGCAAACTTGCGGGTGGGTAGATTCATTGAATACCGAATTACCTACACCAACATTTCGATCGCTCCCGTGGGTGCAGGCAATGTCACCTTAAATGCTGGCAACGTGGTGATTACAGAAGATGGTACCGCTGGCACCAACACCTGGGCAAGGGACAACGACGGCAACGGTGTGATTGACACCAGCAACGTTGTCGGTTCGACGACCGCGCAGTACGGCACGATCGCCTACTCCCCCAGTGGCGACCAGTCGGGCACAACCCAGGCAACGGATGTCACCCGCTACACCAACACACTGGGCATCTCAATCCAGCCCGGAGCCAGCGGTACATTTATCTTCCGACGCCGGATTAACTAGGTATCAGGGGTTAGGTGGTAGGGGTTAGGGAAAGTTTTGAATTTTGAGTTTTGCGTTGGTAATTGGTTGTGGGTGATTAGTTGTTGAAAACTTGCAACTGACCCCCGATCCCTCTGCCCTTCTGCGCTCTGCCCGCTTACTCCCTACCACCTACCACATACCACCTATTCACTTAAAGAGGATGAATTATGAAACGTCAATTTGCGATCGGTCTGGGAGTTGCAGCGGTGATTCTGACCATTCCCTTTGCTAGTAAATTACCTGCTGTATCCGGTTTGTTTAATTCCGATGTGGCGATCGCCAAAGCAGCACAGCATCCCAAGGTGCAACTGAACCTGGTGGGTGAAAAACAAGTCCTTGGTAAGGATGCTCAGGGTAAGGAAACAATCTCCTGGCAAGGCGGAGATAAGTTAGTGGCGCAAACGGGAGACGTTTTGCGTTATCGCCTCATGGGCAAGAATGAGGGCGATCGTTCCATCAAAAACCTGACCCTAACCCAACCTGTCCCGCAAGGAACTGTGTTGATACTCAAATCTGCAAAAGCAGATGCCAGCCAAGCGACTCGGATTACCTACAGCATCGATGGGGGACGCAGTTTTGTAGAAGCCCCCACGGTACAGGTCAAACTTGCGAATGGCAAGGTCGAAACCCGCCCTGCCCCTGCCGAAGTCTACACCCACGTCCGCTGGAACCTTCCTGGCACCCTGGCAGCAAAAGCCCCGGTGAACGCTGAGTACCAGGTGAAAGTGCGTTAGGCGATAGGGGCTAGGAGTTAGGAGTTAGGAGTTAGGAGTTAGGAGTTAGGAGTTAGGAGTTAGGAGTTAGGGAACAAACCTGCGGTACGGTTTTCAGTTTTCAGCCTCCAGTTTCCATCCCCCATTTCTAGTCCTTAGTCCCTAGTTCCTAGCCCCCAGTTCTCAATTACAGATTGCGGAAAGTCCTTTGAGGCTGTTCCGGTAGGGATTTTGCGTCTGACAATTTTCAGTTCTCCAGCGATCGCTGTACCCATGTCTCAGATTTTCCCCCGCTCTAAATGCTTGGCAAGGATGACAGCCGCCTTTGTGGCAATGGGTGTGCTGTCAGCGGCAACCGCTCAAGCACAGACTCCGGCACCTGCTGCGGCATCGGGTGCGGCACCCAGTATCCGGTTACAAAATACGGCTTCCTACAAGTACGACGCCATTAGTTTTCCGCTCTGCGATCCACAAGCAGGTAACAACCAAAACTGTGGATCAACTCAGTCTGTGCAGATTTTGAATGTCACGAATCAGATTGGAGGCACCCTGACTCAGCAGTTGGTTGACCCGCTGGGGCGAATTGTGGGTTGTGCAGGGGAGGTTTTGGAAGACTATACCGGGTTCAGCATTGCGCTGTACGAAGCGGATGCGGTAGATCCGACAGGTGTCAGTTTGGGACGGTTGATTTCATTAACACCAACCGAGGTGCCCAATCAGACAGGAAATGGGATTCCAGAGGGTCGATCGCCCAATACGGAAAACAGTAATCCGTTCTCGCTCACAAATGGCGATCGGGGTGTTTACAATTTCATGCTGGATGTGCGGAAGGGGCAGCTAGACCAGGGGCGAACCTACATT is part of the Kovacikia minuta CCNUW1 genome and encodes:
- a CDS encoding beta strand repeat-containing protein; the encoded protein is MKRRVRCAYQRLLAVTLLASGALSLSTAALADGTAAGTTISNTATATYEDPNAPGTTINATSNTVTVTVAEVAGVTNTPLAITDINGGTVLPNDVLNYDFRITNVGNDPTRFFIPGSAAVTGPGTGGTLQYSTDGGTTFNPVPVGGLTTTSIAAGGSVIVRVPVTISALASSGSTVAVRLGDTGPNDNSTATQNQPDAPDGAGTTEIRTIDNPNGTANEAPGAPSNGEREASATQQVLVGSQPQAFAAILKTRTGYSDSGTAALNDDVLTYGLSLRVDATAPSGTTGLSPANLEGTSINVDSASQTRVLVSDAVPANTRLTGTPVAPTGWTVVYTNSPTGTNANVANWVTNVAAIGGITNATRIGFINNGPIPAGTTVTGFSFQVVTIGVTGTTTIANIAQVFGQTQGTTTVVYDESGDPMPSNFNDDGTASSTPPTNGVANPTADGVDSNNNNTGTGPGGEDNVFTIAAAGTILNGPNGQPGAVGPTNNNDDFTNKSTTIPANTAPGSTIDPGPVTFLNTINNPTTGTLSNILLVPDSANFTPVTGEVLPPNGTTVTLTYGGQTAVYTYNGTNFIFTSGSTIVIPTLTAGTSVNYSVAVDLPANVALSTDTGNGFSIPIYAFQDVDGDARPDLPATEPTQNRTIDRVYTGFLRVVKDARILDTNGTTVVENYTQTPTAANLRVGRFIEYRITYTNISIAPVGAGNVTLNAGNVVITEDGTAGTNTWARDNDGNGVIDTSNVVGSTTAQYGTIAYSPSGDQSGTTQATDVTRYTNTLGISIQPGASGTFIFRRRIN